One segment of bacterium DNA contains the following:
- a CDS encoding GNAT family N-acetyltransferase yields the protein MTTGTDFRTETRPDDIAAVRDLTAATAYFSPSEVAIAAELVEERLQKGPASGYEFLYADGDGRLDGYACYGLIPCTLSSYDLYWIAVHPDTQGTGLGRRLLQECERRIRELGGTGVYAETSGKAQYVSTRRFYERCEYATGAVFADFYGPGDDKYVFVKRLG from the coding sequence ATGACCACCGGCACCGATTTCCGCACCGAGACCCGTCCCGACGACATCGCCGCCGTGCGCGACCTGACCGCGGCCACCGCCTACTTCTCCCCGTCGGAGGTGGCGATCGCCGCCGAGCTGGTCGAGGAGCGCCTGCAGAAGGGCCCGGCCAGCGGCTACGAGTTCCTCTACGCCGACGGCGACGGCCGCCTCGACGGCTACGCCTGCTACGGCCTGATCCCCTGCACCCTGTCCAGCTACGACCTCTACTGGATCGCCGTGCACCCCGACACCCAGGGCACCGGCCTCGGCCGCCGCCTCCTGCAGGAATGCGAGCGCCGCATCCGCGAACTCGGCGGCACGGGCGTGTACGCCGAGACGAGCGGGAAGGCCCAGTACGTCAGCACGCGCAGGTTCTACGAGCGGTGCGAATATGCTACGGGGGCGGTGTTCGCGGACTTCTACGGGCCCGG
- a CDS encoding D-alanine--D-alanine ligase: MRILILHNAVAADAAPDERDVLDQVAAIAASLARLGHEPAALGCDLDLPDLGRNLQDAAPDLVFNLVESLGGEGRLIHVVPALLDALGVRYAGCPSEAMFTTSHKVLAKQLLVGAGLPTPVWYELRRGRLVASGGGVATPARCLVKSVWEDASLGMDDDAVVAADPESLVAALGARAGRPGSPWFAEAFVDGREFNLSVLDGPGGPQVLPPAELTFVDYPPDKPRIVGYAAKWDEDSFEYSHTVRTFDLAPADAPLLARLREQSLACWDLFGLRGWARVDFRVDAAGEPWILEANANPCLSADAGFQAAVARAGLTFDDAVARILAAVPGA, encoded by the coding sequence ATGCGGATCCTGATCCTGCATAACGCGGTCGCCGCCGACGCGGCGCCCGACGAGCGCGACGTGCTCGACCAGGTCGCGGCGATCGCCGCCTCCCTCGCGCGCCTGGGCCACGAGCCCGCCGCCCTGGGCTGCGACCTGGACCTGCCCGACCTCGGCCGCAACCTCCAGGACGCCGCCCCCGATCTCGTCTTCAACCTCGTGGAGAGCCTGGGCGGCGAGGGCCGCCTGATCCACGTCGTGCCCGCCCTGCTGGATGCGCTGGGCGTGCGCTACGCCGGATGCCCCTCCGAGGCCATGTTCACCACCTCGCACAAGGTCCTCGCCAAGCAGTTGCTGGTCGGCGCCGGCCTGCCCACGCCCGTCTGGTACGAGCTGCGCCGCGGCCGGCTCGTCGCCTCCGGCGGCGGGGTCGCGACGCCCGCGCGCTGCTTGGTGAAGTCGGTGTGGGAGGACGCTTCGCTCGGCATGGACGACGACGCGGTGGTGGCGGCCGACCCGGAGAGCCTGGTCGCCGCCCTGGGCGCGCGCGCCGGCCGCCCCGGCTCTCCCTGGTTCGCCGAGGCCTTCGTCGACGGCCGCGAGTTCAACCTCTCGGTGCTCGACGGCCCCGGCGGCCCGCAGGTGCTGCCACCGGCCGAGCTGACCTTCGTCGACTACCCGCCGGACAAGCCGCGCATCGTGGGCTACGCCGCGAAGTGGGACGAGGACTCCTTCGAGTATTCCCACACGGTGCGCACCTTCGACCTCGCGCCCGCCGACGCGCCGCTGCTGGCGCGCCTGCGGGAACAGTCCCTGGCCTGCTGGGACCTGTTCGGCCTGCGCGGCTGGGCGCGCGTGGACTTCCGCGTGGACGCCGCCGGGGAGCCCTGGATCCTCGAGGCGAACGCCAACCCCTGCCTGTCTGCGGACGCCGGCTTCCAGGCCGCCGTCGCGCGCGCGGGCTTGACCTTCGACGACGCGGTCGCGCGCATCCTCGCGGCCGTCCCCGGAGCGTGA